The proteins below are encoded in one region of Leptolyngbyaceae cyanobacterium:
- a CDS encoding branched-chain amino acid ABC transporter permease gives MDGFLTTYGFLIVSTIVGALLGLSLYLPLMTGQLSLASPGFYALGGYIAAILSTKVFTVNEGLYPIQLVLLEMVIAGIVSGVLGILVGIPALRLRGIYLAIATIAFVEILRILSLNLEITGGAVGIFGIPQPFQNPIEYLWIVLPLLALSMIFLYRLERIRVGRAFTAIREDELAAGAMGISPTYYKVLAFTLGAILAGVVGAVSAHFLNTWNARQGTFDASIIYLTSVLIGGTRTFVGPVLGGMVFTALPEILRGIADAGGLPDWLANFLRDGRLIIFGVLIVLGTIFFPQGLVTPDLFKKKKHP, from the coding sequence ATGGATGGATTTCTTACTACTTACGGTTTTCTAATTGTCTCGACGATCGTCGGGGCGCTACTAGGGTTATCTTTGTATTTACCGTTGATGACTGGACAATTATCTTTGGCAAGTCCGGGTTTTTATGCTTTGGGTGGATATATTGCGGCAATTTTATCTACCAAGGTATTTACGGTTAATGAAGGATTGTACCCAATTCAGTTAGTTTTACTGGAGATGGTTATAGCGGGGATTGTGTCTGGTGTATTGGGAATTTTGGTAGGAATTCCGGCGCTGCGGTTAAGGGGTATTTATTTAGCGATCGCAACTATTGCTTTTGTAGAAATCCTCCGCATTCTATCATTAAATTTGGAAATAACTGGCGGGGCAGTAGGAATTTTTGGCATCCCACAACCTTTCCAAAATCCGATCGAATACTTGTGGATTGTTTTGCCTTTATTAGCATTAAGTATGATTTTCCTTTATCGCCTGGAACGCATTCGAGTTGGTCGGGCATTTACAGCGATTCGGGAAGATGAATTAGCGGCTGGTGCAATGGGCATCAGTCCCACTTATTACAAAGTTTTAGCTTTTACGTTAGGGGCGATTTTAGCTGGGGTTGTTGGTGCTGTCAGCGCCCATTTTTTGAATACTTGGAATGCCCGTCAAGGTACTTTTGATGCGAGTATTATTTACTTAACTTCTGTATTAATTGGCGGTACGAGAACTTTTGTTGGGCCAGTTTTGGGTGGGATGGTATTTACGGCATTGCCAGAAATATTGCGAGGAATTGCAGATGCAGGGGGTTTACCTGATTGGCTGGCCAATTTTTTACGAGATGGTCGTTTAATTATTTTTGGAGTGCTAATAGTTTTAGGAACGATCTTTTTTCCTCAAGGTTTAGTAACTCCAGATTTATTTAAGAAAAAAAAGCACCCCTAA